In Gossypium hirsutum isolate 1008001.06 chromosome D06, Gossypium_hirsutum_v2.1, whole genome shotgun sequence, one genomic interval encodes:
- the LOC107935086 gene encoding proteasome subunit alpha type-1-B gives MFRNQYDTDVTTWSPAGRLFQVEYAMEAVKQGSAAIGLRSKTHVVLGCVNKANSELSSHQKKIFKVDDHIGVAIAGLTADGRVLSRYMRNECINYSFTYESPLPVGRLVVQLADKAQVCTQRSWKRPYGVGLLVAGLDESGAHLYYNCPSGNYFEYQAFAIGSRSQAAKTYLERRFESFRDASRDDLVKDALMAIRETLQGETLKSSVCTVAVVGVGEPFHILDQGTVQQMIDAFEIVAEQEGPAAEPDTDAGQEASAEPEPEQGAAAGEGVAPMDI, from the exons ATGTTCAGGAACCAATACGATACCGACGTCACTACATGGAGCCCGGCGGGCCGGTTGTTCCAAGTGGAGTACGCGATGGAGGCCGTGAAACAAGGCTCGGCGGCGATCGGACTCCGATCTAAGACCCATGTTGTTTTGGGTTGCGTTAACAAGGCTAATTCTGAGTTGTCTTCTCACCAGAAGAAGATCTTCAAAGTCGACGACCATATCGGTGTCGCCATCGCCGGTCTCACCGCCGACGGACGCGTCCTTTCTCGGTATATGCGGAACGAGTGTATCAACTATAGCTTCACGTACGAGTCGCCGCTTCCCGTGGGCCGACTCGTTGTTCAACTCGCCGATAAAGCCCAG GTCTGCACCCAACGTTCTTGGAAACGACCTTATGGTGTTGGTTTGTTGGTGGCTGGCTTGGATGAATCCGGGGCTCATCTCTACTATAACTGCCCAAGTGGAAACTACTTTGAGTACCAAGCTTTTGCCATCGGATCACGCTCGCAAGCTGCAAAAACGTACTTGGAACGCAGGTTTGAGAGCTTTAGAGACGCATCACGGGATGATCTGGTCAAGGATGCTCTTATGGCAATAAGGGAGACCCTGCAAGGAGAAACCTTAAAAAGCTCGGTATGTACAGTTGCCGTGGTAGGGGTCGGGGAGCCATTCCATATCTTGGATCAAGGAACCGTACAACAAATGATTGATGCCTTCGAAATTGTGGCAGAGCAAGAAGGTCCTGCTGCTGAACCTGATACTGATGCAGGACAGGAGGCTTCAGCCGAGCCCGAACCTGAACAGGGTGCTGCTGCTGGCGAAGGCGTGGCCCCTATGGATATTTGA